One Streptococcus gallolyticus subsp. gallolyticus DSM 16831 DNA window includes the following coding sequences:
- a CDS encoding response regulator transcription factor: MIRVLIADDQELIRESLKIVLSAYPDIEVVGAVSDGTEVLEALPTSKPDVILMDIRMPKMDGVLCTKAVKEHFPNTKVIILTTFDDDDFIYSALKYGASGYLLKGTSMDELHDAVVTVNDGRAMLNPDIATKVFKLFSQMAQSNFAIQVDDALTTDISKMEWRIIQQIGFGLSNKEIAAKLYLSEGTVRNYLSNILSKLNLRDRTQLAIWAVQTGVTLKSFEEDDHD; this comes from the coding sequence ATGATACGAGTATTAATTGCAGACGACCAAGAATTGATTAGAGAGTCGTTAAAAATTGTCTTGTCTGCCTATCCTGATATCGAAGTTGTTGGCGCGGTGAGTGATGGGACAGAGGTTTTGGAAGCTCTACCGACTAGCAAACCAGACGTGATTTTAATGGATATTCGTATGCCAAAAATGGACGGTGTTTTGTGTACCAAAGCTGTTAAAGAACATTTTCCAAATACGAAGGTGATTATCCTAACGACTTTTGATGATGATGATTTTATTTATAGCGCTCTAAAATATGGTGCCAGTGGTTATTTGCTGAAGGGAACTTCGATGGATGAATTGCATGATGCGGTGGTGACGGTTAATGACGGACGTGCCATGCTAAATCCAGATATTGCCACAAAAGTTTTTAAACTTTTTTCACAAATGGCGCAATCAAACTTTGCTATCCAAGTTGATGATGCGCTAACGACTGATATTAGTAAAATGGAGTGGCGCATTATACAGCAGATTGGTTTTGGATTGTCCAATAAAGAAATTGCTGCCAAACTGTATCTGTCGGAAGGAACCGTTAGAAATTATCTATCTAACATCCTTTCTAAGTTGAATTTGCGTGACCGTACGCAGCTTGCTATTTGGGCGGTGCAGACAGGTGTCACCTTGAAATCATTTGAGGAAGATGACCATGACTAA
- a CDS encoding sugar ABC transporter substrate-binding protein: protein MKKRKYIGVLISAFIGVLAIVGVYWNYKMVPSNENQVKIGATYMTMNNDFYKVLNNEVEKIVEENNDILYTRDPALDVDKQTQQIESFIEKGVNIIIINPVDANSQKLIKALKKAKRAGIKIVVVDSQLSDDSSVDTTIVSDNYQAGVLCAQNLMQTQSSAKILLLEHQNAVSAVDRINGFLDTIEGNDAYQVVDRKDCLGQTEIAMPQVESVIASGVEFDTVMALNDQVAIGALAAIENSNVTTSIKIYGVDGSPDMKNLLATTSSIQATVAQSPLTIGKRAIQAGYSLYHNKSVDKEIVIPVEFMTSENVSDFDLAGWQ, encoded by the coding sequence ATGAAAAAACGGAAATATATCGGTGTTTTGATAAGCGCTTTTATTGGGGTTCTTGCCATTGTTGGGGTTTATTGGAACTATAAAATGGTTCCTTCAAATGAAAATCAGGTTAAGATTGGTGCGACCTACATGACCATGAACAATGATTTTTACAAGGTATTGAACAACGAGGTTGAAAAAATTGTTGAGGAAAATAATGATATTTTGTACACTAGAGACCCTGCTTTGGACGTTGATAAACAAACGCAACAGATTGAATCGTTTATTGAAAAGGGTGTTAATATCATTATCATCAATCCTGTTGATGCAAACAGTCAAAAATTAATAAAAGCTTTGAAGAAAGCGAAAAGAGCTGGGATAAAAATTGTTGTTGTCGATAGTCAACTATCAGATGATTCTTCAGTAGATACGACGATTGTATCGGATAATTATCAAGCTGGTGTTTTATGCGCTCAAAATTTAATGCAGACGCAGTCAAGTGCCAAAATTTTGTTATTGGAACATCAAAATGCAGTATCAGCAGTAGATCGTATCAATGGATTTTTAGATACGATTGAAGGAAATGATGCCTATCAAGTGGTTGACCGCAAGGATTGCCTAGGGCAAACCGAAATAGCGATGCCGCAAGTGGAATCGGTCATCGCTTCAGGGGTCGAATTTGACACGGTGATGGCGCTTAATGACCAAGTGGCTATCGGAGCTTTGGCTGCAATTGAAAATTCAAATGTGACAACATCGATTAAAATCTATGGTGTAGATGGTTCGCCAGATATGAAAAATTTATTGGCAACGACGAGTTCAATTCAAGCAACAGTAGCTCAATCGCCGTTAACAATCGGTAAACGAGCGATTCAGGCGGGTTACTCGCTATATCACAACAAATCAGTAGATAAGGAAATTGTCATTCCAGTTGAATTTATGACTAGTGAGAACGTTTCTGACTTTGATTTAGCGGGGTGGCAATGA
- a CDS encoding sulfurtransferase TusA family protein, with protein sequence MAVVELETGGLVCPFPLIDAKNKMKELSIGDELLIKFDCTQATESIPNWAAENNYPVTRFEQVGQASWEIVVQKQ encoded by the coding sequence ATGGCTGTAGTAGAACTTGAAACGGGTGGATTAGTGTGTCCTTTTCCATTGATTGATGCTAAAAACAAGATGAAAGAATTATCAATTGGTGATGAACTTCTTATTAAGTTTGACTGTACACAAGCAACGGAGAGTATTCCAAATTGGGCAGCAGAAAATAACTACCCTGTCACACGTTTTGAACAAGTTGGTCAAGCTTCGTGGGAGATTGTTGTTCAAAAACAGTAA
- a CDS encoding sensor histidine kinase: MAMMKALKNIDFAKRALIIINFLAVLFYSSVYLSATKYIIDNGLSRSLLEEISVIPSSPERIFWLSNLFFAGLLLVIYIRNQKFKKGTTARDWFAIFEVLLLLATFVALQFSYNGLILLVFMDIFFSYTDFYTFREKKSWLLFIVASFGALLLSNYDVLSLLIRTPDLDVYIGFFPASTRLVILFIKNCLVSLNIIIFIISLVTYIVYSVTENHKIEEELLMASQANTRLKEYVAVSEKITEDRERRRIAREIHDTIGHALTGISAGIDAVIVLIDLDPNNAKKQLTNVSNVVREGIVDVRRSLNKMRPGALENRSLKDAIEKMLAEYQELSHLQIDLNYQWDNVDFDKTKEDVIFRVIQESVTNSLRHGRATEIKISMLNEDDYVLLIKDNGVGSETIQYGFGLTQMTERLAIIGGRVQFSGEDGFATTIHIPKIKGEEE; this comes from the coding sequence GTGGCAATGATGAAAGCTTTGAAAAATATTGATTTTGCAAAACGTGCCCTGATTATTATTAATTTCTTGGCGGTGTTATTTTATAGCTCAGTTTATTTGTCAGCTACAAAGTACATTATTGACAATGGTTTGAGTCGTTCTTTATTAGAAGAAATTAGCGTCATTCCAAGTTCACCAGAGCGAATTTTTTGGTTGTCAAATCTCTTTTTTGCAGGGCTTTTACTTGTTATTTATATCAGAAATCAAAAGTTTAAAAAAGGGACAACGGCGCGTGATTGGTTTGCGATTTTTGAGGTGCTCTTGTTGTTAGCTACCTTTGTAGCGCTGCAATTTTCCTATAACGGTTTAATTTTGCTTGTTTTTATGGATATCTTTTTCTCTTACACGGATTTTTACACGTTTCGTGAGAAAAAGTCATGGTTGCTCTTTATTGTCGCTAGTTTCGGTGCGCTTTTGCTGTCAAATTATGACGTCTTGTCGCTTCTGATTAGAACGCCTGATTTGGATGTTTATATCGGATTTTTCCCTGCAAGCACGCGTTTAGTGATTCTTTTCATCAAAAATTGTCTGGTATCGCTAAATATTATCATTTTCATTATTTCTTTAGTGACTTACATTGTTTATTCGGTGACTGAAAACCATAAGATTGAGGAAGAATTGCTCATGGCTTCGCAGGCAAATACGCGTTTGAAAGAATACGTGGCGGTGTCTGAAAAAATTACTGAGGATAGGGAACGCAGGCGTATTGCGCGTGAAATTCACGATACTATTGGTCATGCCTTGACAGGCATTTCTGCGGGAATTGATGCGGTGATTGTCTTGATTGACCTTGACCCAAATAACGCTAAAAAGCAATTGACCAATGTTTCCAACGTTGTGCGAGAAGGGATTGTTGATGTTAGGCGCTCGCTGAATAAAATGCGTCCAGGTGCTCTGGAAAACCGCAGTTTAAAAGACGCTATTGAAAAAATGCTTGCCGAGTATCAAGAATTATCGCATTTGCAGATTGATTTGAATTATCAGTGGGACAATGTTGATTTTGACAAAACAAAAGAAGATGTCATTTTCCGTGTCATTCAAGAATCTGTGACCAATTCTTTGCGTCATGGACGAGCAACTGAAATTAAGATTAGTATGCTAAATGAAGATGATTACGTTTTGCTCATTAAAGATAATGGAGTGGGGAGCGAAACGATTCAATACGGTTTTGGGTTGACCCAAATGACGGAACGTTTAGCCATTATTGGTGGTCGTGTCCAATTTTCAGGTGAGGATGGTTTTGCCACAACGATTCATATCCCTAAAATAAAAGGAGAAGAAGAATGA
- a CDS encoding Cof-type HAD-IIB family hydrolase, translated as MVKIIFSDIDGTLINDALKVTPRTRQALRHAVDTGILFVPVSARMPEAIKPILKDFLPDVPMISYNGALIQDEQGQVIDSCPMSPQEAQAICQYLEKEVSDVAWNVYSGEKWLSQNRANRWISREERVVGLASKEANLEQIGRLPEVHKILLMGEPERMEALENKLKSLYSDLSIARSLPYYIEIMASGIHKGKAVQTLAQHYEVDMADTLAFGDNFNDLDMLEAVGEAYVMANAPQEVKEQVGHVTASHNHDGIALVLEKLGISSFE; from the coding sequence ATGGTAAAAATAATTTTTAGTGATATTGACGGCACTCTTATTAATGATGCCTTGAAAGTGACGCCTAGGACACGCCAAGCCCTTCGTCATGCTGTTGATACAGGTATTTTATTTGTTCCAGTTTCGGCGCGTATGCCAGAGGCGATTAAGCCAATTTTGAAAGATTTTTTACCTGATGTACCCATGATTTCCTATAATGGTGCCCTCATCCAAGATGAACAAGGGCAAGTGATTGATAGCTGTCCGATGAGTCCACAAGAAGCGCAAGCGATTTGTCAGTATTTAGAAAAAGAAGTCTCTGACGTTGCTTGGAATGTTTACAGCGGTGAAAAGTGGTTGTCCCAAAACCGTGCTAATCGTTGGATTTCACGTGAAGAGCGCGTGGTGGGCTTAGCCTCTAAGGAAGCGAACTTGGAACAAATCGGTCGATTGCCAGAAGTTCATAAAATCTTGTTAATGGGTGAACCAGAACGCATGGAAGCTTTGGAAAATAAGCTAAAAAGTCTCTATTCAGATTTATCAATTGCAAGGTCGCTGCCTTATTATATTGAAATTATGGCAAGTGGGATTCATAAAGGAAAGGCAGTCCAGACTTTGGCGCAGCATTACGAGGTTGATATGGCAGATACGCTTGCTTTTGGTGACAATTTTAACGATTTAGACATGCTAGAGGCAGTAGGTGAAGCTTATGTTATGGCAAATGCGCCTCAAGAAGTCAAGGAGCAAGTCGGACACGTAACAGCTAGTCACAATCATGACGGTATTGCCTTAGTTCTGGAAAAACTTGGCATAAGTAGTTTCGAATAA
- a CDS encoding ABC transporter ATP-binding protein, whose amino-acid sequence MFFYIRQRYKENFFLLLIILFSVIIQLKAAFLTADAFNSLISGNTRLFVFKVILCAILYLIYTIIFAFKSWYEIYVRQKILSDIRKNITDAYAKHHPDNNSDYASGKMISWLTTDISRIESEGYQNFYNIVEAIINVTFSIVALFFVNWMLMLAIIVLAIVNLILPKAVDKRMASSFKNLTLQQEHFTANISNLYEGFNHLFSLNKQSFLLSQSNKEIDTICNTEITSYKIVGVATFFAALGNVLGQIGSLIISGVFVAQKLLTFGDILSVSTISVNIFNGVSNLSSSIISIKGVFPIFEKHTNFFERIQKEIVDENQKLSTIHFNSQLTLKNVGLSFDKHTILSDANYEFQKRKKYCIVGPSGSGKSTLFKLLNGSLNCDSGTIELDNHSLKDINGSSLRSQITCIEQFPYIFNGTIRENLLLDNDFSDEEIDTIIHKVGLSNEIKQLPKGLDTVVGENDLNLSGGQKQRLSLARAILNGSHFLLLDESTSSLNAKLAQSIEKELLSDKNYSIISITHHLSEEMIPYFDDILELKNGKLISQKKPI is encoded by the coding sequence ATGTTTTTTTATATTAGGCAAAGATACAAAGAAAACTTTTTCTTACTACTCATCATTCTCTTTTCTGTAATTATACAGTTGAAAGCAGCTTTTCTAACTGCAGATGCCTTCAATAGCTTAATATCAGGGAATACACGATTATTTGTCTTTAAAGTGATTCTTTGTGCCATTTTGTACCTTATATACACCATCATATTTGCTTTTAAGTCATGGTACGAAATCTATGTTAGACAAAAAATTCTATCGGATATTAGGAAAAATATTACAGATGCATATGCCAAACACCACCCTGATAACAACTCGGACTATGCCAGTGGAAAAATGATTTCATGGCTTACAACTGACATTAGTAGAATAGAAAGTGAAGGCTATCAAAATTTTTATAATATTGTTGAAGCAATTATCAATGTCACTTTTTCAATTGTTGCTTTATTTTTTGTTAATTGGATGTTAATGTTGGCAATTATTGTCTTAGCTATTGTCAACCTAATCTTGCCAAAAGCGGTTGATAAAAGAATGGCTTCATCTTTCAAAAATTTAACACTGCAACAAGAACATTTCACAGCTAATATTAGCAATCTTTACGAAGGCTTTAATCACCTGTTCTCCCTGAACAAGCAGAGCTTCTTATTATCTCAATCCAACAAAGAAATAGACACAATTTGTAACACCGAAATTACCAGTTACAAAATTGTAGGAGTTGCAACATTTTTTGCAGCACTCGGAAATGTTTTAGGACAAATTGGTTCTTTGATTATTTCAGGAGTTTTTGTAGCTCAAAAATTATTAACTTTCGGAGATATTCTTTCCGTATCTACAATCAGCGTTAATATTTTTAATGGTGTTAGTAACTTATCATCAAGCATCATCAGCATAAAAGGTGTCTTTCCAATTTTTGAAAAACATACCAATTTTTTTGAGCGTATTCAAAAAGAAATTGTTGATGAAAATCAAAAATTGTCAACTATCCATTTTAACTCACAATTAACTTTAAAAAATGTTGGACTAAGTTTCGATAAACACACTATCTTATCCGATGCTAACTATGAATTTCAAAAAAGGAAAAAGTATTGTATCGTTGGACCTAGCGGTTCAGGAAAATCAACTCTTTTCAAATTACTAAATGGTAGCCTTAACTGCGATTCTGGAACAATTGAGCTAGACAATCATTCTCTCAAAGATATTAACGGTAGTTCTTTACGGTCACAAATAACCTGTATAGAGCAATTCCCTTATATTTTTAATGGAACAATTCGTGAAAATCTTCTATTGGATAATGACTTTTCTGACGAAGAAATTGATACTATTATTCATAAAGTTGGACTAAGTAACGAAATAAAACAATTGCCTAAAGGATTAGATACTGTGGTTGGTGAGAATGATTTAAACCTATCAGGTGGGCAAAAACAACGATTATCATTGGCAAGAGCTATTCTTAATGGCAGCCATTTCTTGCTACTAGACGAAAGCACCTCTAGCTTGAATGCAAAATTGGCTCAGTCCATTGAAAAAGAATTGTTATCTGATAAAAATTATTCTATTATTTCAATCACTCATCACTTATCAGAAGAAATGATACCTTATTTTGATGATATATTAGAACTCAAAAACGGTAAACTTATCTCACAGAAAAAGCCCATTTAG
- a CDS encoding ThiF family adenylyltransferase: MTYFRLKKELNWSLRDNGIIVYEGNKKLQLAINTDKNTDIFLFFKFLSDFKSEQEIADYPKLTAVEKKDTLNYLKSKNFLQSFDTPTPLTRTDTFLNCFPNTNFVDFKTYAEACTIVIIGLGTVGSHALDMLVRIGFQHFIIIDGDIVEEKNLYAQSYFVSDIGNLKVDVMKKRYRVLADVKTVPHCITPIQLHQITNKLKKEDIIINAADDYTLMKKLAQSIMENKLACKVIESGYGPLLQTAYVVDSFETAKLFSDYIEDITKLGNNNINENSGSIMNGYMSAFMIGQLIISPFVNKKIKVAEHNFVDDCLKWKEEV, from the coding sequence ATGACTTATTTTAGGTTAAAAAAGGAACTAAACTGGTCGCTTAGAGATAATGGAATCATAGTTTATGAGGGAAATAAAAAACTTCAATTAGCGATAAATACAGATAAAAACACTGACATTTTTCTTTTTTTTAAATTTTTATCGGATTTTAAAAGTGAACAGGAAATTGCTGACTATCCTAAATTAACTGCCGTGGAAAAGAAAGATACTTTAAATTATTTAAAATCAAAAAACTTTTTACAGTCTTTTGATACTCCTACGCCTCTTACTCGAACAGACACCTTTTTAAACTGTTTTCCTAATACAAACTTTGTTGATTTTAAAACGTACGCTGAAGCTTGTACGATTGTTATAATTGGATTAGGAACAGTAGGTAGTCATGCACTAGATATGTTGGTTAGAATAGGATTTCAACATTTTATTATCATTGATGGTGATATAGTAGAAGAAAAGAATTTATATGCACAGTCCTACTTTGTTAGTGATATCGGAAATTTAAAGGTAGATGTGATGAAAAAAAGATACAGAGTTTTAGCAGATGTAAAAACAGTTCCACATTGTATTACTCCTATTCAACTACATCAAATAACTAACAAACTTAAAAAAGAGGATATAATCATTAATGCTGCTGATGATTATACTTTAATGAAGAAATTAGCACAATCAATTATGGAAAATAAACTAGCTTGTAAGGTTATTGAATCTGGATACGGTCCATTACTTCAAACTGCATATGTAGTTGATTCCTTTGAAACTGCTAAATTATTTTCTGATTATATTGAAGATATTACAAAATTGGGTAATAACAATATTAATGAGAATAGTGGTAGCATCATGAATGGGTATATGTCTGCTTTTATGATTGGGCAATTAATTATTTCGCCTTTTGTTAATAAAAAAATAAAAGTTGCTGAACATAACTTTGTTGATGACTGCTTAAAATGGAAAGAGGAGGTATAG